Proteins encoded together in one Drosophila albomicans strain 15112-1751.03 chromosome 2R, ASM965048v2, whole genome shotgun sequence window:
- the LOC117575286 gene encoding uncharacterized protein LOC117575286, whose product MVKPLEKACCLELRTAGYIIGWLGVFEGVLLLLIGLVGLGYPSIYSELIGSSTHKQNFKDVATLFSIIFIVLAFVGFAMYGLVIYGIKENQDAMLIPYLILSGISATLSFLRVLLIAFDLVAGTHNIFYFFFSVFSCMFQIFTFRVMYSLYTTIKMNILNGRV is encoded by the exons atgGTAAAACCTTTGGAAAAAGCTTGTTGCTTGGAACTTCGCACCGCTGGTTACATTATTGGCTGGCTAGGAGTGTTTGAAggcgttttgcttttactcatAGGGCTCGTTGGTTTGGGCTATCCAAGCATATATTCCGAGTTAATCGGATCgtccacacacaaacagaattTTAAAGATG TGGCTACCTTATTTTCCATTATCTTCATTGTGTTGGCCTTCGTAGGTTTCGCTATGTATGGGTTGGTCATCTACGGTATAAAGGAG AACCAGGATGCGATGTTAATTCCCTACTTGATATTGAGTGGAATTAGCGCTACACTCAGCTTTTTACGAGTGTTGCTTATCGCGTTTGACTTGGTTGCAGGAACGCACAAcattttttacttctttttctCAGTATTTTCTTGCA TGTTTCAGATCTTCACTTTCCGCGTGATGTACTCTCTGTACACAACTATTAAAATGAACATCTTAAACGGTCGTGTATAG